From the Polynucleobacter sp. MWH-UH35A genome, one window contains:
- a CDS encoding NAD kinase has protein sequence MLSPSPNSSKKAFSRVALVGKYQADGIEDHLKDLAKLLADLGCEAFIEFDTATHLALSGYPTKTARDFAGQIDLVVVLGGDGTMLGIARQLAGSNVPLVGINMGRLGYMTDIPIQSVHTTLPKMIAGDYEADTRTLLDAVVLRNGKEINRALALNDVVVNRSGISGMVELAVRVNGSFMYNQRSDGLIVSTPTGSTAYALSAGGPILHPHVAGILLAPIAPHSLSNRPIVLPQDSVTVIEVVDGREVIVNFDMQSQTNLQSGDKIEVRQSQKTIDLLHPSNHSDYKTLREKLHWNEYPSTF, from the coding sequence ATGTTAAGCCCATCCCCAAATTCCAGCAAAAAGGCATTCAGCCGAGTTGCGCTTGTCGGTAAATACCAGGCTGATGGCATTGAGGATCACCTTAAAGACTTGGCTAAATTGCTGGCTGACTTGGGTTGTGAGGCCTTTATTGAGTTTGATACAGCCACCCATCTCGCCCTTTCTGGCTACCCAACCAAAACGGCTCGAGACTTCGCCGGGCAAATTGACCTAGTGGTTGTTTTAGGGGGTGACGGCACCATGCTCGGCATCGCTCGGCAGTTAGCGGGCAGCAATGTTCCGTTGGTTGGTATCAATATGGGCCGACTCGGCTACATGACGGATATTCCAATCCAATCCGTTCACACCACCCTGCCAAAAATGATTGCGGGCGATTACGAAGCGGATACGCGTACCTTGTTAGATGCAGTCGTTCTTCGCAATGGCAAAGAAATTAATCGTGCGCTCGCACTGAACGATGTAGTTGTCAATCGCTCTGGTATCTCAGGGATGGTTGAGTTAGCAGTGCGGGTGAATGGCTCGTTTATGTATAACCAACGTTCCGATGGGTTAATCGTTTCAACCCCAACTGGCTCAACTGCTTATGCCTTATCTGCTGGCGGACCCATTTTGCACCCACATGTAGCGGGCATCTTGTTGGCACCAATTGCCCCACACTCCCTCTCTAACCGCCCGATTGTTTTGCCACAAGATAGTGTCACCGTCATTGAAGTTGTGGATGGTCGCGAGGTGATTGTCAATTTTGATATGCAATCTCAAACTAATTTACAAAGCGGTGACAAGATTGAAGTTCGTCAATCTCAAAAAACAATTGACCTACTTCATCCAAGCAATCACAGTGACTACAAAACCTTGCGCGAAAAGCTGCACTGGAATGAGTACCCATCGACATTCTGA
- the recN gene encoding DNA repair protein RecN: MLQTISLRDFVIVDQLELDFSSGFTVLTGETGAGKSILLDALGLVLGERADSSQIREGSNRAEISALFRIEPELQESFSQWLDTQGFPLEDDGQSLLLKRTVEVNGRSRAFINGSVATLAQLREAGDQLVDIHGQHAHQLLLKGGAQRELLDRHANLLPLATDVAQAFKTLADSRRRLEQAENAGQDVERERERLEWQLEELSELSPQEGEWLSIQNEHGRLANGAKLIGGCQEAIEILSDADNSIESTLSKVCLSVGGLAEHDPALSEVSQALESANIQLDEAIHGLNRYLQKIDLDPARLAQVEERMQALHSAARKYRTEADDLPRLLSETSERLDALTASQNIEALREQVKHEEAAYLKLAKQLSQKRSKAAKELGDLVTSAMQDLSMAGGRLEIALAPLNEGGSHGLEQIEFLVAGHAGSTPRSLAKVASGGELARISLAISVITSKASFTPTLIFDEVDAGIGGAVAETVGKLLHQLGQSHQILCVTHLPQVAAQGNHHLKVSKSQNGDKTVSQVHILGRAERVEEVARMLGGATITDTTRRHARELLEQN, translated from the coding sequence ATGCTTCAAACCATCTCACTTCGTGACTTTGTCATTGTTGACCAGCTTGAGCTAGATTTCTCAAGTGGCTTTACTGTGCTTACCGGAGAGACGGGTGCCGGTAAATCTATTCTGCTGGATGCGCTTGGGCTCGTTCTGGGTGAGCGCGCGGATAGTAGTCAAATACGCGAAGGCAGTAACCGCGCAGAAATTTCTGCACTCTTTCGCATTGAGCCTGAATTACAGGAGTCTTTTAGCCAATGGCTAGATACCCAAGGGTTTCCATTGGAAGATGATGGCCAAAGCTTATTGCTAAAAAGAACGGTGGAAGTGAATGGTCGTAGCCGTGCATTTATCAATGGCAGTGTTGCGACCTTAGCGCAATTACGCGAAGCTGGTGATCAACTTGTCGATATTCATGGGCAACATGCACACCAACTTCTATTAAAAGGTGGGGCACAACGCGAACTTTTAGATCGCCATGCCAACTTGTTACCACTAGCGACAGATGTAGCACAAGCATTTAAAACATTAGCCGATTCTCGTCGTCGTCTTGAGCAAGCAGAAAACGCAGGGCAGGATGTTGAACGCGAACGAGAGCGACTTGAATGGCAACTTGAGGAGCTCTCTGAGCTTTCTCCACAAGAGGGCGAATGGCTCAGCATTCAAAATGAACATGGTCGCCTAGCAAACGGAGCAAAGTTAATTGGTGGTTGCCAAGAAGCGATTGAAATATTGAGCGACGCCGACAACTCTATTGAATCGACCCTTTCGAAAGTGTGCCTCAGCGTGGGCGGCCTAGCAGAACATGATCCAGCCCTTAGCGAAGTCAGCCAAGCTCTAGAGTCAGCCAATATTCAGTTAGACGAAGCAATTCATGGACTGAATCGCTACCTACAAAAGATTGACTTAGATCCAGCCCGTCTTGCTCAAGTAGAAGAGCGCATGCAAGCATTGCATAGCGCCGCTCGGAAGTACCGCACTGAAGCGGATGATCTGCCCAGACTTCTTTCAGAGACCTCAGAACGGCTTGACGCTTTAACAGCCTCCCAAAATATTGAAGCACTTCGAGAACAAGTAAAGCATGAGGAAGCGGCTTATTTAAAACTGGCAAAACAACTTTCTCAAAAACGTAGCAAGGCTGCCAAAGAATTAGGTGATTTAGTAACGAGCGCCATGCAAGATTTATCTATGGCTGGCGGTCGCTTAGAAATTGCACTAGCACCCCTCAATGAAGGTGGATCGCATGGTCTTGAGCAAATTGAATTCTTGGTTGCAGGCCATGCCGGTAGCACTCCTCGCTCGCTTGCAAAAGTAGCCTCTGGGGGTGAGTTAGCACGCATAAGTTTGGCAATCAGTGTGATTACCAGCAAAGCCTCTTTCACACCAACACTCATCTTTGACGAAGTCGATGCCGGCATTGGCGGGGCAGTTGCGGAGACCGTTGGCAAGCTATTGCACCAATTAGGCCAGTCTCACCAAATCTTATGCGTAACCCATTTGCCACAGGTCGCCGCTCAAGGCAATCACCACCTAAAGGTCAGCAAATCACAAAACGGTGATAAGACCGTGTCGCAAGTACATATATTAGGCAGAGCCGAACGAGTCGAGGAAGTTGCTCGTATGCTTGGTGGCGCAACGATTACCGATACCACCCGCAGGCATGCTCGAGAACTTCTAGAGCAAAACTAA
- the glnE gene encoding bifunctional [glutamate--ammonia ligase]-adenylyl-L-tyrosine phosphorylase/[glutamate--ammonia-ligase] adenylyltransferase — protein MAPIIRHPRIDRQASGGGFQGRIKMGGMDHFPQQINFLERHSTYARRWLAAHPEWLEWLHIQGQKKVDLQGIRELLEECRIGPSSSEQDEAEWMASLRLARQRLMLWVAFRDLNGKADLSEVTYALSHFAELAISASIAYIREDLKNRFGLPWSKTTQSEMPLMVVGMGKLGGLELNLSSDIDLIFLYEHEGETTGGPKSLSYQEWFTRMGKRLIKLLAEHDANGFVFRVDMRLRPNGDSGPLVCSLDMLEEYLLVQGREWERYAWIKGRLVAPLPESPDFAHCQKELDQLIRPFVYRRHLDYGVIASIRDLHAQIQAEAEKRSSGHQGRSRDIKLGRGGIREIEFLAQMFQLMRGGTDPRFRIRPSLEVLDHIKHCSILPPQEVEALQAAYVFLRRLEHRIQVWDDQQTHYLPDDEDVRARLAVAMQGHDANVNTFMSELERHQNNVAQLFEKAFLLDDAARLEIAPLALGWTPDQQFFPNSCERWQAWTDSPKQKLLPEKSRLIFDNLMCKAAQSLQSGGSDSANADQTLLRFFNLLEAIARRSAYLSILAEYPRALANVLDLLKASQWGAQYLTRHPHLLDHLLNSQTERALIENPEQYWCEVKANLNMRLDDAMAEGDGSEQAMDILRVTHHNETFITLLTDLGIGVQQALPVERVSDHLSTLADLILQATFERIWPSVAQKFELPAQVSPPFAVISYGKLGGKELGYASDLDIIFLFQAEESDYAAQEIYALLAKRMINWLTAFTSTGSLFEIDTRLRPNGSAGFLVTNADAFKKYQLRQGDNAAWVWEHQALTRARFSAGNPDVGSFFDSVRSEVLTQQRNIEQLRAEILEMRRKVHAGHPNANPEFDLKHDAGGMVDIEFIVQFLVLAYAHKHSRLVGNLGNIALLHIAGDVGLITPDAAQSVGDAYRLLRAHQHRMRLDGAEKTRINLESEPELITARDSVQALWLEIFKAPSNIN, from the coding sequence ATGGCCCCTATTATCCGTCACCCTAGGATTGATCGCCAAGCTTCTGGCGGGGGTTTCCAGGGTCGGATTAAGATGGGGGGGATGGATCATTTTCCCCAACAAATCAATTTTTTAGAGCGGCATTCCACTTATGCGCGACGCTGGCTTGCTGCTCACCCAGAATGGCTTGAGTGGCTTCACATTCAGGGTCAGAAAAAAGTTGATTTGCAGGGTATTAGGGAATTATTGGAAGAATGTCGTATTGGCCCCTCATCCAGCGAGCAGGATGAGGCCGAGTGGATGGCAAGCTTACGACTTGCTAGACAGCGTTTAATGTTGTGGGTGGCGTTCCGAGATTTAAACGGTAAAGCTGACTTATCAGAAGTGACTTATGCACTCAGCCATTTTGCTGAGTTGGCAATCTCTGCATCGATTGCCTATATTCGAGAAGATCTCAAAAATCGTTTTGGCCTACCTTGGAGCAAAACAACCCAATCTGAAATGCCGCTCATGGTTGTCGGTATGGGCAAATTGGGTGGTCTCGAGCTAAACCTTTCATCTGATATTGATCTCATCTTTTTATATGAGCACGAGGGCGAAACTACGGGTGGCCCAAAAAGCTTGTCTTATCAAGAATGGTTTACTCGTATGGGTAAGCGGCTGATAAAGCTTCTTGCTGAGCATGATGCAAATGGATTTGTATTTCGGGTGGATATGCGCCTACGTCCTAATGGGGATTCGGGCCCCTTAGTTTGTAGTTTGGATATGCTGGAAGAGTATCTATTGGTTCAGGGTCGAGAGTGGGAGCGCTACGCCTGGATTAAGGGTAGATTAGTGGCGCCTTTGCCAGAATCTCCAGATTTTGCTCATTGTCAAAAAGAGCTCGACCAGCTGATTCGCCCCTTCGTGTATCGCAGACATTTAGATTACGGTGTGATTGCCTCTATTCGTGATTTGCATGCACAAATTCAAGCGGAAGCAGAAAAGCGATCCTCGGGCCATCAAGGGCGATCTCGTGATATTAAATTGGGGCGTGGTGGTATCCGAGAGATTGAGTTTTTAGCGCAAATGTTTCAGCTCATGCGAGGCGGTACTGATCCGCGCTTTAGGATTCGTCCGAGTTTAGAGGTGTTAGATCACATCAAGCATTGCAGCATCTTGCCGCCCCAAGAAGTGGAGGCGCTGCAGGCTGCTTATGTTTTCTTGCGGCGTTTAGAGCATCGCATTCAGGTATGGGATGACCAGCAAACTCACTACCTTCCTGATGACGAGGATGTACGCGCACGCTTAGCCGTTGCAATGCAAGGACATGATGCGAATGTAAACACGTTTATGTCCGAATTAGAGCGCCATCAAAATAATGTCGCTCAGCTTTTTGAAAAAGCATTTCTATTAGATGATGCTGCGCGCCTTGAGATTGCCCCTTTGGCATTAGGTTGGACTCCGGATCAGCAATTTTTCCCCAATTCCTGTGAGCGATGGCAAGCATGGACTGATAGTCCAAAACAAAAACTTTTGCCAGAGAAGAGTCGTTTAATTTTTGATAACTTGATGTGCAAAGCAGCTCAAAGTTTGCAGAGTGGGGGTTCTGATTCCGCAAATGCTGACCAGACACTATTACGCTTCTTTAATTTGCTTGAGGCGATTGCAAGACGCAGTGCATACCTTTCCATCTTGGCTGAGTACCCTCGGGCGCTTGCCAATGTACTGGATCTGCTCAAGGCCTCCCAGTGGGGGGCTCAATACCTAACGCGTCATCCCCATTTGCTTGATCATCTCTTGAACTCTCAAACCGAAAGAGCTTTGATCGAGAATCCAGAGCAATATTGGTGTGAGGTAAAAGCCAATCTCAATATGCGGCTGGATGATGCGATGGCCGAGGGTGATGGATCTGAGCAGGCAATGGATATTTTGCGAGTTACTCACCACAATGAAACCTTTATTACGCTACTAACAGACCTGGGGATTGGTGTTCAGCAAGCACTGCCAGTAGAAAGGGTTAGCGATCATTTATCTACGTTGGCAGATTTAATTCTTCAGGCTACTTTTGAGCGTATCTGGCCAAGCGTGGCTCAGAAGTTTGAATTACCAGCGCAAGTTAGCCCACCATTTGCCGTTATTTCCTATGGTAAGTTGGGCGGCAAAGAATTGGGCTATGCCTCAGATCTGGATATTATCTTTTTGTTCCAAGCAGAAGAGTCTGATTATGCGGCCCAAGAAATTTATGCGCTGCTAGCAAAGCGAATGATCAATTGGCTCACTGCATTTACTTCCACAGGTAGCCTATTTGAAATTGATACACGGCTTCGGCCCAATGGTTCAGCAGGATTCCTGGTAACGAATGCCGATGCCTTTAAGAAATACCAACTTCGCCAGGGTGACAATGCTGCTTGGGTCTGGGAGCATCAAGCCCTTACGCGAGCACGCTTTTCGGCTGGCAATCCTGATGTGGGTTCCTTCTTTGATTCTGTTCGTTCAGAGGTTTTAACCCAGCAACGCAATATTGAACAGCTGCGCGCAGAGATTTTAGAAATGCGTCGCAAGGTGCATGCGGGTCATCCTAACGCAAATCCAGAGTTCGACTTGAAACATGACGCTGGCGGTATGGTGGATATTGAATTTATTGTCCAGTTTTTGGTATTAGCCTATGCTCATAAGCACTCTCGGCTTGTAGGTAATTTAGGCAATATTGCTTTATTGCATATTGCTGGAGATGTTGGCTTGATAACTCCGGATGCTGCGCAATCTGTTGGGGATGCTTATCGTCTATTAAGAGCACATCAACATCGCATGCGTTTAGATGGCGCAGAAAAAACCCGCATTAACTTGGAGAGCGAACCGGAGCTCATTACCGCAAGAGACTCAGTGCAGGCGCTTTGGCTGGAAATATTTAAGGCTCCATCCAATATCAACTAG
- a CDS encoding YhdP family protein, translating into MLQNIIPPRLKSVLAKRPQGSSRAWRKRILILAGVTFALFVLGHIGVRFVLWPQIEKSKAAVERLMSARMGADVSMDSLQVSWTGIRPNFEVEGLRFNGPNQSRPLLFIQKINGQLSWTSFYHLEPYFHELNIENAEIYAQRSSKGVVTIAGVSIDGKPNDYSAENWLFAQNEIRISDVKLFWDDQLKKKATTSIQVQSLSLSNGIRSHKGSLSATTPWTKGPLTVDIDLVHHIGGQAGNWRDWIGTVSWNLNELQLSQMAGDFALPLNTLEGILNSNGKLKIDNGNPDGGEIYLAADNLTIQLSKDEDAIALGRLETHLTQETESGLIAVTTKSFAWRDIDSPKSTPLENLSPMTFRWRPPTGDGEIKEFGFSSPKILVEDVALFALNLPLSKKVHQWIKASKADGELQDLDINWSESKSPLSALNIPGGWFKSNKLDFTVSGKLIDLSFVGINKSMPSVKKLSGFLTADQNKGSFSIKSNGLEVEVNDFLVDPKIQLDQASGQISWSKQKGNWVINAKQLELGNSEISTTLNINYIIGEAKKPDYMTLDMDFAQANLKTAYRYLPVGMGSEAKTYLSKAFDAGVIKKGNLHIKGDPNAVPFSKAGTGEFTLNLPIAGATFNPAPTSSPAQGVWPAFNKVNGVLAMQNANLSVDIDQANYKQVVLSKFHADIPSVSAKQLLLTVNGEAQGDAPQLLDYLFASPVGKKQIGLERNLKITGPTNLNLGLKIPLTGSGDTNTDIQIRFPGNRVQWGELPPFENLKGKIRITEVNPEFEDITANFLGGAIKISSATSKQAANIYDISGDVSAKFIRDYFASDTAVETLPILQAFSGVARYDGTISFNKGNSETNLKLDMRDWGSNAPPPMKKQAGSAMSGNLIIKTFAKSKANTSRFSWDGKIGDTYFIQGEIATNDTLRHAVGIGIPATPPQEGFQLNLASNELNLDLWQSFLSSQSRKNAGPQPNNSNNIQIAAQVKQLTLFDRIWQDLNLTANNKNSAWQIRLRGSPQVAGNIQYQPASQSTTSDLISGRLTRLKIPEAIAITPAPSKQVQKNPVIKNKIEPGSIPSIDLTIDDFEWNKAQLGQVKIKTKTTGNVLNIDSIQFSNPQGNSTLTGRWAGGTQNTPSHTNLNVDLNIKDAGQIIGHWTNQKSVEGGQGKLNVNADWDGPPFNPNYETLAGKATLNLEKGRLLEVNTSGAKLLDVLSLQSLFRFATFDLKGSLGNIVTKGTPFNTIDASFDISAGVAQAKQFTMGLDQARVAMIGQINIPKQTQDLRVTIFPTIDATAGSLAAFAINPIVGLGALVGQYLITSQINRNLQSDYLVQGSWENPEVIPLDQKGQPIDTKTLDTIRSKELLKEQSKPNSTTGPQSNPTNTPNQ; encoded by the coding sequence ATGCTGCAAAACATTATTCCGCCTCGCCTCAAGAGCGTGCTTGCTAAACGTCCCCAAGGTTCGAGTCGGGCTTGGCGTAAGCGCATCTTGATTTTGGCTGGAGTAACTTTTGCCCTTTTTGTGCTCGGGCATATTGGAGTGCGCTTTGTACTTTGGCCCCAAATTGAGAAATCCAAAGCTGCCGTTGAAAGACTCATGAGCGCACGAATGGGTGCCGACGTTTCAATGGACTCTTTACAAGTCTCCTGGACAGGCATAAGACCCAATTTTGAAGTGGAGGGTTTGCGTTTCAACGGACCCAATCAATCAAGACCACTCTTATTTATTCAAAAAATAAATGGGCAACTCAGTTGGACGTCCTTCTATCATCTTGAACCGTATTTTCATGAACTCAATATTGAAAATGCTGAAATTTATGCGCAACGCAGTAGCAAAGGTGTCGTTACCATTGCTGGCGTTTCTATTGATGGCAAACCGAATGACTATTCTGCTGAGAATTGGCTCTTTGCTCAAAATGAAATTCGCATTAGCGACGTGAAACTCTTTTGGGATGATCAGCTTAAGAAGAAAGCAACCACGTCGATCCAAGTCCAGAGCCTATCCTTAAGCAATGGCATTCGCAGCCACAAAGGCTCACTGAGCGCAACCACACCCTGGACCAAAGGCCCGCTCACGGTAGATATTGATTTAGTCCATCACATCGGCGGTCAAGCTGGCAATTGGCGCGACTGGATTGGAACCGTTTCCTGGAATCTCAATGAACTACAACTAAGTCAAATGGCTGGTGACTTTGCTCTTCCTCTCAATACGCTTGAGGGAATTCTGAATTCCAATGGAAAACTAAAAATTGATAATGGCAATCCAGATGGCGGAGAAATTTATTTAGCAGCAGACAACCTCACCATCCAGCTATCCAAAGATGAGGATGCGATTGCACTCGGAAGATTAGAAACTCACCTCACTCAAGAAACTGAGAGTGGTTTGATAGCTGTCACAACTAAATCATTTGCTTGGCGTGATATTGATAGCCCCAAATCAACGCCGCTAGAAAATTTAAGCCCGATGACCTTCCGCTGGAGACCGCCAACTGGGGATGGAGAAATTAAAGAGTTTGGATTTTCATCTCCAAAAATTCTGGTGGAAGATGTCGCCTTATTTGCATTGAATCTACCGCTGTCGAAAAAAGTTCATCAATGGATAAAGGCCTCGAAAGCGGATGGCGAACTACAAGATCTGGATATCAATTGGTCGGAAAGCAAGTCACCCTTATCGGCCCTCAATATTCCCGGAGGATGGTTTAAGTCAAACAAATTAGATTTCACGGTCAGCGGAAAACTCATTGATTTAAGTTTTGTTGGCATTAATAAATCTATGCCCTCAGTGAAAAAACTCTCTGGCTTCCTAACTGCCGATCAAAATAAGGGGAGCTTCTCCATTAAATCGAATGGCCTTGAGGTTGAGGTAAACGACTTCTTGGTTGACCCCAAAATTCAACTGGATCAAGCAAGTGGTCAAATATCCTGGTCGAAGCAAAAAGGCAATTGGGTCATTAATGCAAAGCAGTTAGAGCTCGGTAATTCTGAGATTTCAACCACACTCAATATCAACTACATCATTGGCGAGGCTAAAAAGCCGGACTATATGACTCTAGATATGGACTTTGCTCAAGCCAATCTAAAAACCGCATACCGCTATCTGCCAGTTGGCATGGGTAGCGAGGCAAAAACATATTTAAGCAAAGCATTTGATGCAGGGGTGATTAAAAAAGGGAATCTGCATATTAAGGGCGACCCCAATGCAGTACCTTTTTCTAAAGCAGGCACAGGGGAGTTTACGCTCAACCTGCCCATTGCTGGGGCCACTTTCAATCCTGCCCCCACCTCCTCACCCGCTCAAGGAGTTTGGCCTGCATTCAATAAAGTCAATGGTGTGCTTGCTATGCAGAACGCCAACCTCTCGGTAGACATTGATCAAGCAAACTACAAACAAGTGGTTCTCAGTAAATTCCATGCGGATATCCCCAGTGTTAGCGCAAAGCAATTACTGCTCACCGTCAATGGCGAGGCACAAGGCGATGCCCCTCAATTATTAGACTATTTATTTGCCTCACCGGTTGGTAAAAAACAGATTGGGCTTGAGCGTAATCTCAAGATAACCGGGCCCACCAACTTAAACCTTGGTCTGAAGATTCCGTTAACTGGCAGCGGAGATACCAACACCGACATTCAAATACGCTTTCCTGGCAATCGAGTTCAATGGGGTGAACTGCCACCATTCGAAAATCTCAAAGGAAAAATTCGAATCACTGAAGTTAATCCAGAGTTTGAAGATATCACCGCCAATTTTCTTGGTGGAGCCATCAAAATTTCAAGCGCCACGTCTAAGCAAGCTGCCAATATCTATGACATATCGGGAGATGTATCCGCAAAATTTATTAGGGATTACTTTGCAAGCGATACCGCAGTAGAGACACTCCCGATCTTGCAAGCTTTCAGCGGAGTGGCAAGATACGACGGCACTATCAGCTTTAATAAAGGCAATAGCGAAACCAACTTAAAGCTCGATATGCGGGATTGGGGCAGCAATGCTCCCCCGCCCATGAAAAAACAAGCTGGAAGCGCAATGTCTGGCAACCTTATCATCAAGACCTTTGCAAAGAGCAAAGCTAATACAAGTCGATTCTCTTGGGATGGAAAGATTGGTGATACTTACTTCATTCAAGGTGAGATAGCGACTAACGACACCCTGCGTCATGCTGTGGGAATTGGAATACCCGCCACCCCTCCCCAAGAAGGGTTTCAGCTTAATCTAGCAAGCAATGAGTTGAACTTAGATCTTTGGCAATCGTTTCTTAGCTCCCAAAGCAGAAAAAATGCCGGGCCACAACCCAATAATTCAAATAACATTCAGATCGCAGCCCAAGTCAAACAATTAACTTTGTTTGACCGAATCTGGCAGGATTTAAACCTAACAGCAAATAATAAAAATTCTGCATGGCAAATCCGCTTAAGAGGATCTCCTCAGGTTGCTGGCAATATTCAATATCAACCTGCGTCACAGTCAACAACTAGCGATCTCATTAGTGGACGACTAACACGCCTAAAAATCCCGGAAGCAATCGCCATCACACCTGCACCTTCAAAGCAAGTTCAAAAAAATCCGGTAATAAAAAATAAGATTGAGCCAGGATCAATACCGAGCATTGATTTAACTATTGATGACTTTGAGTGGAATAAGGCTCAACTTGGGCAAGTAAAGATTAAAACCAAAACCACTGGCAACGTCCTCAATATCGACTCAATTCAATTCAGTAACCCCCAAGGAAACTCAACTCTTACAGGTCGATGGGCTGGGGGCACACAAAATACACCCTCTCATACAAACTTAAATGTCGATCTCAATATTAAAGATGCTGGACAGATTATTGGGCACTGGACTAACCAAAAGTCGGTAGAAGGCGGTCAAGGCAAGCTAAATGTGAATGCGGATTGGGATGGCCCTCCCTTTAACCCCAACTATGAAACTTTAGCGGGCAAGGCAACCTTAAACCTGGAAAAGGGACGCCTTTTGGAGGTCAATACTAGTGGCGCCAAATTGCTTGATGTTCTCAGTTTGCAAAGTTTATTTAGATTTGCCACATTTGATCTAAAAGGAAGCCTAGGAAATATTGTTACCAAAGGAACCCCTTTTAATACAATCGACGCCTCTTTTGATATCAGCGCTGGTGTTGCACAAGCCAAGCAATTTACGATGGGCTTAGATCAGGCTCGGGTTGCTATGATTGGGCAAATTAATATTCCCAAACAAACACAGGATTTACGTGTCACTATTTTCCCAACGATTGATGCTACTGCGGGCTCACTTGCTGCCTTTGCTATTAACCCAATTGTTGGCCTTGGCGCATTAGTTGGTCAGTACTTAATCACCAGTCAAATCAATCGTAATCTTCAGTCCGACTACTTAGTTCAAGGGTCGTGGGAGAATCCAGAGGTAATCCCTTTGGATCAAAAGGGTCAGCCAATTGACACCAAAACGTTAGATACGATTCGCAGCAAGGAATTGCTCAAAGAACAAAGTAAACCGAATAGCACCACGGGCCCACAAAGCAATCCTACCAATACTCCTAACCAATAG
- a CDS encoding carbon-nitrogen hydrolase family protein yields MMSTSASSAELKISSIQMVSTPDVQENLSTASRLIAAAAADGAQLAVLPEYFCLMGLKDTDKVHAREDFRNGPIQERLSQIAKENDLYLVAGTIPLEAKDSNKVLNTTLVFDPAGQVISRYDKIHLFGFQTETERYQESETIEAGNVPGLLKLSIDGNDWTFGLSICYDLRFPELYRTLGKVDCHIIPAAFTYTTGKDHWEILLRARAIENQCYVLASAQGGKHQNQRRTWGNSMLIDPWGSVMTNLPEGEGFISGVLCKDKLNEVRSKLPALAHRKL; encoded by the coding sequence ATCATGAGCACATCAGCTAGCAGCGCAGAACTCAAGATTTCTTCGATTCAGATGGTATCTACTCCTGACGTGCAAGAGAACCTCTCTACTGCGAGCAGACTCATTGCGGCAGCTGCCGCAGATGGTGCGCAGTTAGCCGTACTGCCAGAATATTTTTGCTTGATGGGACTAAAAGATACCGACAAAGTCCACGCCAGAGAAGACTTCAGAAATGGTCCTATTCAAGAGCGACTTTCTCAAATTGCCAAAGAAAACGATTTGTACCTGGTAGCGGGCACCATTCCTCTGGAAGCTAAAGATTCAAATAAGGTACTCAATACCACCCTTGTCTTTGATCCTGCCGGCCAAGTCATTTCTCGTTATGACAAGATTCATTTGTTTGGCTTTCAGACTGAGACTGAGCGCTACCAAGAGTCGGAAACGATTGAGGCAGGAAATGTGCCGGGCCTCTTAAAACTTTCTATTGATGGAAATGATTGGACTTTTGGTTTAAGTATTTGTTATGACCTGCGCTTTCCAGAACTGTACCGGACCTTGGGGAAAGTAGACTGCCATATCATCCCGGCCGCTTTTACCTATACGACTGGCAAGGATCACTGGGAAATTCTCTTGCGTGCCCGAGCGATTGAAAATCAATGTTATGTACTCGCATCTGCACAAGGTGGCAAACATCAAAACCAACGTCGCACCTGGGGTAACAGCATGTTGATTGATCCATGGGGTAGCGTCATGACCAATCTTCCCGAGGGAGAAGGCTTTATTTCAGGTGTATTGTGCAAAGATAAATTAAACGAGGTACGCTCTAAGTTACCTGCACTTGCACATCGCAAGCTTTAA